The uncultured Trichococcus sp. DNA segment CGATGGCGAAATGTTGGTGTTGCGTCCGATGAACTGCCCGCACCATATGATGGTCTACAAGAATGACATCCACAGCTATCGTGAATTGCCGATCCGCATCGCCGAATTGGGCATGATGCACCGTTACGAGAAGAGTGGCGCTTTGTCCGGTCTGCAGCGCGTGCGCGAAATGACCCTGAATGATGCGCATGCCTTTGTCCGCCCCGATCAGATCAAGGACGAATTCAAACGCGTGCTGCAGTTGGTCATGGATGTTTATGCAGACTTCCAGATCACTGACTATCGTTTCCGTCTGAGCTACCGCGATCCGGAAGACAAAGTGAAATACTTTGATGACGACGCTATGTGGGATCGTGCCGAAGCGATGCTGAAGGAAGCGATGGACGAATTCGGTCTGGAATACTTCGAAGCTGTCGGCGAAGCTGCTTTCTACGGCCCTAAATTGGACGTTCAGTTCAAGACAGCGATGGGCTTGGAAGAAACGATGTCCACTATCCAATTGGACTTCCTGTTGCCTGAGCGCTTTGACCTGACTTATGTCGGCGAAGACGGTGAAAACAATCATCGTCCAGTCGTTATTCACCGCGGCGTCATCTCCACAATGGAGCGTTTTGTGGCGTATCTGATCGAAGAGTACAAAGGAGCATTCCCGGTATGGTTGGCGCCTGTCCAAGCGACAATCATACCTGTTAATCTGGATCTGCATGCCGATCAAGCTTTTGAACTGAAAGCTGTAATGGAACAGTTGGGCATGCGCGTCGAAGTCGATGACCGCAACGAGAAGATGGGCTACAAAATCCGTGCTTCCCAGACTCAAAAAATCCCTTACCAATTGGTAATCGGCGATCAGGAGTTGGTGAACGGAACCGTCACTGTCCGCCGCTATGGTTCGAAAGAAATGGTTACTTTCAGCATGGATGATTTCTTGGCTGAGGTTCAATCTGAAATCAAAAACTTCAAATAATCTTATCAAATCCACATTTTTCTGAGCAAATCGTGATACAATAAGGCTCAGTGATGTAGCTTTGATTCTGTTAGCTTGATGAAGGCCCGGAACATGGCAGTTTGTGTTCCGGGCCTTCATTTTCTTATATATTTTGCTTGATAGGGGATGAAGGGTTTATGTTAAGAGATGAATTGATGAAAATGCTGGATGGCCGCGAAGATGATATGATTGCTTTGCGCCGTCATTTCCATGAGCATCCTGAACTGTCATTCGACGAGAAAGAAACGGCTGCGTTCATTGTCCGTTTCTATGAGGATAAACCGGTTGATGTGCAGACGAACGTCGGGAACGGCTATGGCATCGTCGTCACAATCGAGGGAAAGCAACCCGGCCGGACCATCGCGCTGCGGGCGGATTTCGATGCGCTGCAGATCGAGGAACAGACCGGACTGCCGTTCGCATCCAAAAATCCAGGCGTCATGCATGCCTGCGGACATGACGGACACACCGCCTATCTGATGGTCTTGGCGGATTGCCTGATCCGTCTGCGGGACCAATGGGAAGGGACCGTCAAAATCGTGCACCAGCATGCCGAAGAAATGGCCCCTGCAGGTGCCAAGAGCATTGTGGAATCCGGTTTGCTGGACGATGTCGATGAAATCTACGGCATTCATTTTTATCCGGATTATGAAGTCGGCACCGTCTTCTACACAAGCGGCTATGCCTATGCCGGCTGCAGTGACATCAAAGTCACGATCCAGGGGACGGGTGGGCATGCTTCTCAGCCCCACCGATCCAATGATGCGATTGTGGCTGCGTCCAGCTTTGTGATGAATCTGCAGACCATCGTTTCCCGGCGCATCAATCCTTACGACATGGCAGTTGTGACGATCGGCTCCTTCGAGGCGGTTGGGAGCAGCAATGTCATCAAGGATAGTCTGATTCTGCGCGGGGATGCCCGTTACATGGATCTAGAAGTCGGGAAGGTCATTGAGGAACATTTCCACAGGATCGGCCGCGGACTTGAGGAGATGTATGACGTGAAAGTGGAGATCGACTACAACTCCGATTATCCACCTTTGTATAACCACCCGGAAGAGACTGCCAAAGCAGCCGCTGTTCTGGAAAAGAATGGTGTCGGGTCCTACCTGAACCAGGTCATCGCAACTTCGGCCAACACCGGAGCGGAGGATTTCGGACAGTATCTGCTGAAGATTCCCGGCGCTTTCCTGAATGTCGGCGCTCGCCCGGATCAGGCAGAAGTTTTCAATAATCACCACCCGAAATTCGACATCAATGAAAAAGCTCTATTGGTCGCGGCCAAAGCAGTCGCTGACATCACCCTTGCGGCGTTGGCGGCGGAATGAGCGTTTAGGAGGATAAAAATGGATTTAGAAAAGATAGAAACTGCCGTCCAGATGATTTTGGAGGCGATCGGGGAAGATCCGAACCGCTCAGGGCTTCAGGAGACACCGAAGCGGGTAGCGCGCATGTATGCCGAAATTTTTTCCGGAATCGAGAAAGACCCGGCCGATCACGCTAAAGTGGTCTTCCATGAGGATACCGACGAAATCGTATTAGTGAAGGATATTCCTTTCTATTCGACTTGCGAACACCATCTGGTCCCTTTTTTCGGTGTGGGACATATCGCCTACATGCCGAAGGACGGACAGGTGATCGGTTTGAGCAAGCTGGCGCGCATCCTCGATGAGGTCAGCAAGAAACCGCAGATCCAGGAACGGATCACGACGACAGTCGCGGATATCCTGATGGAGCATCTGGAACCGCAGGGAGTCATGGTCGTCCTGGAAGCCGAGCATATGTGCATGACGATGCGCGGCGTCAAGAAACCGGGCAGCAAGACTGTGACATCCGCAGTCCGTGGCGCATTCAAACAATCGTTCAAATCCAGAAGTGAAGTGCTGGAATTGATCAAACTGTAGACGAATCACACGCTGACGAGGAGAATGAATTTTGAAATTAACGACAAAGACAAAAGTATATGACCTGTCGCAGCGCAGCTATATCATGGGTATACTGAATGTGACGCCTGATTCATTTTCCGATGGCGGAGAGTGGAACACGGTAGAAAGAGCCATCGCTCACGCTCTCGAAATGGTTGCGGATGGCGCTGACATCATCGACATCGGCGGAGAATCCACCCGTCCGGGCCATACCCAGATATCTGATGAAGAGGAAATCGCGCGCGTAGTGCCGATCATTGAAGCACTCAAAAAAGCGGTCGATGTGCCGCTTTCGATCGACACCTACAAATCGGCGGTCGCCCGTGCGGCCTGCGAAGCCGGCATCGATATCATCAACGATATCTGGGGCTGCAAGTACGATCCCGAGATTGCGGAAGTAGCGGCGGCCTTTGATGTGCCGATCATCTTGATGCACAACCGGGAAAAGCCGGATTATGCCTTTTTGATCGAAGATATGCTGAACGATCTGGGCGAGAGTGTGCGGATCGCAGTGTCAGCAGGCGTCAAAAGGGAAAATATCATCCTGGATCCCGGCTGCGGATTCGGGAAAACCTATGAAGACAACCTGAATGTGGTCCACCATCTGAAGCGGTTTGCGGATCTCGGCTATCCGGTGCTGTTGGGAACTTCCCGGAAACGGTTCATCGGAACGGCGCTGGGGGATATCCCTTTCAAGGAGCGCGATCTGGGCACAGCCGCAACGACTGCATTAGGCATCGTAAACGGCGCCCAGCTGTTCCGCGTGCACAATGTGAAAGCCAATGCGGAAATGGCACGGATGATGGATATCATGTTGAAAAAAGGAGAGAGCCCGATTGGATAAAATCTATTTGAATAATCTGCAGTTCTATGCCTTTCATGGATTGAACGCGGAAGAAAAAGTGCTGGGACAACGCTTCAACGTAGATGTTGTGCTGCACACCAATACAAAAAAGGCCGGCTACAGCGACAAAATGGAAGATTCGATCCATTACGGACATGCCTACAAAGCCGTCAAAGCGGTAGTGGAGGGCGAAAACTTCAACCTGATCGAAGCTTTGGCAGAGCACATCGCCATCGCTTTGTTTGCGCGTTTTGACGGTTTGCAGGCTTGCCAAGTGAAAGTGATCAAACCGGATCCTCCGATCGTCGGCCATTATGATTCCGTTGCGGTTGAAATCTACCGCGAAAGGGAAGGGAGCTGAAGCCATGCCTACCGTCTACATCGCATTGGGCACAAATCTGGAACCGCGCGCGCACCATCTCGAAAAAGCCTTGGAACTCTTCCGAGCCTTGCCGGATGTGGAATTGAAACGCGTATCCTCCATTTATGAATCGAAACCGGTCGGCTATCTCGACCAACCGGATTTCCTGAACCTAGTGTTCGAAGCGGAAACGGACTTGCTGCCATTGGATTTACTGGACAGTTGCCAAAGCATCGAACTGGAACTCGGAAGAGTGCGGACGATCCGTTTCGGCCCGCGTACCTTGGACGTTGACATTGTTTTGTACGGAGTGGAAAGTTTTGAAGAAGAACGGCTGATTGTGCCGCATCCAAGGATGCAGGAGCGCTCCTTTGTGCTGTTGCCGCTGCAGGAACTGAATCCGGAACTCATCGTTCCGAAATGGAACAAGACCGTCAAGGAACTAGTGGCGGAATTACCGCCGCAGGATCTCGAAGAAATCTGGAAATATGTACCGAAAGCCTGAATCTATCTTGTGAAAGAATATTTTTAGGGAAATGCGCTTGACGTTTTCATTTAAACAAGGTATACTATAAAAGTTGAGAAATTAAGCAGAGGCACCCGCTTCTCGCCTAAGTGGACAATCGCGTCCTTGGGCCAGATATGTACAAGTAACTTGCAGCAATGCGAGTATTGTCGGCGGGGTAGTATGACCCGCCGACTTTTTTCTGCGTTCTTTCTCTCAAATATCATGGAGGTGAACGACCATAGCAAAAGATATGATGGTTAACGACGGCATCCGTGCCCGCGAACTGCGCATTATCGGTAGTGACGGCGAGCAACTAGGAGTCAAATCGAAAAGTGATGCATTGCAGATTGCAGAAGCAGCTAATTTGGATTTAGTTTTGGTATCGCCAAATGCAAACCCGCCCGTTGCCCGTATTATGGATTACGGCAAGTTCCGTTTCGATCAACAAAAACGCGAACGTGAAGCCCGTAAAAACCAAAAAGTGGTAAGCCTTAAAGAAGTACGCTTGAGTCCTTCCATCGACGAAAATGATTTTCAAACGAAATTGCGGAATGCACGCAAATTCTTGGAAAAAGGTGACAAAGTGAAAGCATCGATCCGATTCAAAGGACGTGCGATCACCCACAAAGAAATCGGACAAAGGGTCCTTGATCGCCTTGCATCTGAGCTTACTGACGTTTCGACGATTGAATCTCATCCTAAAATGGACGGAAGAAGCATGTTCTTGATGTTGGCGCCCAAAGCCGATAAATAAATTTGTAACTTAATTTAGGAGGAAAGACAAATGCCAAAACAAAAAACTCACCGTGGTTCAGCTAAACGTTTCAAAAGAACTGGTAACGGCGGACTAAAACGTTGGAGCGCTTTCACAAGCCATAGATTCCACGGAAAAACGAAGAAACAAAGACGTCAATTGCGTCAAGCTTCAATGGTCAGCGCATCTGATATGAAACGCATCAGCCAACAATTATCACAAATGAAATAATTCTAAACAACAACAATACGAGATAGAACCATGGTTCTAATAAGGAGGAAATCACTATGCCACGTGTTAAAGGTGGGACAGTAACCCGTAAACGCCGCAAAAAGATTATTAAATTATCTAAAGGTTATTACGGTTCAAAACATACATTATTCAAAACAGCTAAAGAACAAGTAATGAAATCTTATACTTATGCTTACAGAGACCGTCGTCAAAAGAAACGTGACTTCCGTAGATTATGGATTGCCCGTATCAACGCGGCTGCTCGTATCAACGGCATGAGCTACAGCACTTTGATCCACGGATTGAAACTTGCTGGTATCGAAATGAACCGCAAAATGTTGGCTGACCTGGCTGTTACAGACGCTGCAGCTTTCGCTGCAGTAGCTGAACAAGCTAAAGCTGCATTAGCTAAATAATTTTTGAATCGCTGCCTCTCCGGTTTTTGACCGGGAGTGCGGCGGTTTTTTGTTTTT contains these protein-coding regions:
- the folE gene encoding GTP cyclohydrolase I FolE — protein: MDLEKIETAVQMILEAIGEDPNRSGLQETPKRVARMYAEIFSGIEKDPADHAKVVFHEDTDEIVLVKDIPFYSTCEHHLVPFFGVGHIAYMPKDGQVIGLSKLARILDEVSKKPQIQERITTTVADILMEHLEPQGVMVVLEAEHMCMTMRGVKKPGSKTVTSAVRGAFKQSFKSRSEVLELIKL
- the infC gene encoding translation initiation factor IF-3, translated to MMVNDGIRARELRIIGSDGEQLGVKSKSDALQIAEAANLDLVLVSPNANPPVARIMDYGKFRFDQQKREREARKNQKVVSLKEVRLSPSIDENDFQTKLRNARKFLEKGDKVKASIRFKGRAITHKEIGQRVLDRLASELTDVSTIESHPKMDGRSMFLMLAPKADK
- the rpmI gene encoding 50S ribosomal protein L35, with protein sequence MPKQKTHRGSAKRFKRTGNGGLKRWSAFTSHRFHGKTKKQRRQLRQASMVSASDMKRISQQLSQMK
- the folK gene encoding 2-amino-4-hydroxy-6-hydroxymethyldihydropteridine diphosphokinase, with translation MPTVYIALGTNLEPRAHHLEKALELFRALPDVELKRVSSIYESKPVGYLDQPDFLNLVFEAETDLLPLDLLDSCQSIELELGRVRTIRFGPRTLDVDIVLYGVESFEEERLIVPHPRMQERSFVLLPLQELNPELIVPKWNKTVKELVAELPPQDLEEIWKYVPKA
- the rplT gene encoding 50S ribosomal protein L20; translated protein: MPRVKGGTVTRKRRKKIIKLSKGYYGSKHTLFKTAKEQVMKSYTYAYRDRRQKKRDFRRLWIARINAAARINGMSYSTLIHGLKLAGIEMNRKMLADLAVTDAAAFAAVAEQAKAALAK
- a CDS encoding amidohydrolase, yielding MLRDELMKMLDGREDDMIALRRHFHEHPELSFDEKETAAFIVRFYEDKPVDVQTNVGNGYGIVVTIEGKQPGRTIALRADFDALQIEEQTGLPFASKNPGVMHACGHDGHTAYLMVLADCLIRLRDQWEGTVKIVHQHAEEMAPAGAKSIVESGLLDDVDEIYGIHFYPDYEVGTVFYTSGYAYAGCSDIKVTIQGTGGHASQPHRSNDAIVAASSFVMNLQTIVSRRINPYDMAVVTIGSFEAVGSSNVIKDSLILRGDARYMDLEVGKVIEEHFHRIGRGLEEMYDVKVEIDYNSDYPPLYNHPEETAKAAAVLEKNGVGSYLNQVIATSANTGAEDFGQYLLKIPGAFLNVGARPDQAEVFNNHHPKFDINEKALLVAAKAVADITLAALAAE
- the folP gene encoding dihydropteroate synthase, producing the protein MGILNVTPDSFSDGGEWNTVERAIAHALEMVADGADIIDIGGESTRPGHTQISDEEEIARVVPIIEALKKAVDVPLSIDTYKSAVARAACEAGIDIINDIWGCKYDPEIAEVAAAFDVPIILMHNREKPDYAFLIEDMLNDLGESVRIAVSAGVKRENIILDPGCGFGKTYEDNLNVVHHLKRFADLGYPVLLGTSRKRFIGTALGDIPFKERDLGTAATTALGIVNGAQLFRVHNVKANAEMARMMDIMLKKGESPIG
- the folB gene encoding dihydroneopterin aldolase gives rise to the protein MDKIYLNNLQFYAFHGLNAEEKVLGQRFNVDVVLHTNTKKAGYSDKMEDSIHYGHAYKAVKAVVEGENFNLIEALAEHIAIALFARFDGLQACQVKVIKPDPPIVGHYDSVAVEIYREREGS